A single region of the Massilia sp. erpn genome encodes:
- a CDS encoding glutathione S-transferase family protein → MIDFYTAATPNGHKISIALEELQLPYTMHVLSLSANEQKQDWFLAINPNGRIPAIVDRANDDFAVFESGAILIYLAEKAGRLLPEDPKARSRALQWLMFQMGGVGPMMGQANVFFRYFPEKIQAAIDRYQGESRRLFRVLDGHLKDNEYLAGSEYSIADIANWAWIRTHKWSGVETEGLPHLQRWLAQVGERPAVKRGIELPPSRTLEEPDQKSEALAAEVRKMLETGQSRA, encoded by the coding sequence ATGATCGACTTCTATACCGCCGCCACACCTAACGGTCACAAGATTTCCATTGCGTTGGAAGAATTGCAATTGCCGTACACCATGCATGTGCTGAGCCTGTCGGCCAATGAGCAGAAGCAAGACTGGTTCCTGGCCATCAATCCCAACGGGCGCATTCCCGCCATCGTCGACCGCGCCAATGACGATTTCGCCGTATTCGAGTCGGGCGCGATCCTGATCTACCTGGCCGAAAAGGCCGGCCGCCTGCTGCCCGAAGACCCCAAAGCCCGCTCGCGCGCCCTGCAATGGCTGATGTTCCAGATGGGCGGCGTGGGGCCGATGATGGGGCAGGCCAATGTATTCTTCCGCTATTTCCCGGAAAAAATCCAGGCCGCCATCGACCGCTACCAGGGCGAGAGCCGGCGCCTGTTCCGCGTGTTGGATGGGCATCTGAAGGACAATGAATACCTGGCCGGCAGCGAATATTCGATTGCCGATATCGCCAACTGGGCCTGGATACGCACGCACAAATGGTCGGGTGTGGAGACCGAAGGCTTGCCGCATCTGCAGCGCTGGCTGGCCCAGGTCGGCGAACGTCCCGCTGTCAAGCGCGGCATCGAGCTGCCACCTTCGCGTACTCTCGAAGAACCCGACCAGAAGAGCGAGGCGCTGGCCGCCGAAGTGCGCAAGATGCTGGAAACCGGCCAGTCGCGCGCTTAA